A single window of Nicotiana sylvestris chromosome 3, ASM39365v2, whole genome shotgun sequence DNA harbors:
- the LOC138888260 gene encoding uncharacterized protein — MILNILKKKLEDAKGLWPELLPEVLWAYRTTPKTSTGKTPYSLVYRIDAVIPVEIGEPSLRYSNENGPSNDESRIQDLDKVKERRDMAHIRMVAQKQQAERYYNKTAKVRPLKVGDYVLKAKTQAAKDPNEGKLGTNWDGPYKITVVENKGAFQLETMEGKLLQNNWNVAHLKYFHF; from the coding sequence atgatattgaatatattgaaaaagaagctcgaggaCGCCAAGGGGCTATGGCCTGAACTGTTGCCAGAAgtactatgggcataccgcaccacGCCAAAAACTAGCACAGGCAAGacgccatattcactagtctacaGGATTGACGCGGTTATACCCGTCGAAATCGGAGAACCTAGCCTGAGATACTCTAATGAAAACGGACCAAGTAACGACGAAAGTAGGATACAAGACCTGGATAAAGTCAAAGAACGAAGAGATATGGCtcacataagaatggtagcccaaaagcaacaagcagaaaggtactataacaagaCGGCCAAAGTACGACCACTCAAGGTCGGAGACTACGTCCTCAAAGCTAAAACACAAGCAGCGAAAGACCCTAATGAGGGAAAACTGGGAACAAACTGGGATgggccatacaaaatcacggTGGTAGAaaacaaaggagcattccagttagagactatggaaggaaaactactccaaaacaattggaatgttgcccatctcaaatacttccacttctga